A window of the Carassius gibelio isolate Cgi1373 ecotype wild population from Czech Republic chromosome B16, carGib1.2-hapl.c, whole genome shotgun sequence genome harbors these coding sequences:
- the LOC127975226 gene encoding uncharacterized protein LOC127975226 isoform X1 translates to MDQTPAGSSQQLITHPHVIPNHTGGVKDLQSMEAVFGPLNEGIVSICNICESLKKAHISPNTDTCSNQIRKHIEDAEQCLKTSETMIKEKLGYLDESMEQLIREKLNIEEQKKEKSLAMGNLRIKLKSTEESLEHSKSAFEQAKRSVESANYAIRAYQDRKNTSNDVATAGAALLAIPIFGWIAGPIMMSEGQRGFEEASNALREAEWVKQNCESQVRNWTAKVFHYEGVISKTQTELEQTNEALKRTERKIEEVQKHLTSTGEIQEVVRRTVNLLSVLSGRVTVLERQTQRFILWQPVVKVMEDVMKAVVNIAENQFLYSDGAPGLINTLRENVGGLLALCNTPSDSENDSYY, encoded by the exons ATGGATCAAACTCCGGCTGGATCTTCGCAacaattaataactcaccctcatgtcattccaaacca TACCGGTGGTGTGAAGGATCTACAGTCTATGGAGGCAGTTTTTGGGCCTCTAAATGAAGGAATTGTCTCTATCTGTAACATCTGCGAGTCCCTCAAGAAAGCACATATTAGTCCCAACACTGACACATGCTCCAATCAAATTAGGAAGCATATTGAGGATGCTGAGCAGTGCCTGAAAACATCAGAGACAATGATTAAAGAAAAACTGGGATATTTAGATGAAAGCATGGAACAGCTTATTAGAGAGAAACTAAATATTGAGGagcagaaaaaagagaaaagtctGGCCATGGGTAATTTGCGCATAAAGTTGAAGTCCACTGAGGAATCATTAGAGCATTCCAAATCAGCTTTTGAGCAGGCTAAAAGAAGTGTGGAATCAGCAAATTATGCCATAAGAGCATATCAAGACAGAAAGAACACATCTAATGATGTAGCAACTGCAGGTGCAGCACTGCTTGCAATACCAATTTTTGGATGGATTGCTG GTCCTATAATGATGAGTGAGGGACAGCGAGGATTTGAAGAAGCTTCAAATGCCTTGAGAGAAGCTGAATGGGTGAAGCAAAACTGTGAGTCTCAAGTGAGGAACTGGACTGCAAAAGTGTTTCATTACGAGGGAGTAATCTCTAAGACACAGACTGAACTTGAGCAAACCAATGAAGCACTGAAGAGGACTGAGAGGAAGATTGAAGAGGTTCAAAAGCATCTGACGAGCACAGGTGAAATTCAGGAAGTGGTCAGGAGAACTGTGAACCTTCTGAGTGTTCTTAGTGGAAGAGTCACTGTACTGGAGAGACAAACACAGCGTTTCATCCTCTGGCAGCCTGTAGTAAAGGTCATGGAAGATGTGATGAAGGCAGTAGTAAATATCGCTGAGAATCAGTTTCTCTATAGTGATGGTGCACCAGGCCTTATAAATACTTTGAGGGAGAATGTTGGAGGGTTACTGGCTTTATGCAACACACCCAGTGATTCTGAAAATGACAGCTATTACTGA
- the LOC127975226 gene encoding uncharacterized protein LOC127975226 isoform X2 — protein sequence MTQFNRNDTGGVKDLQSMEAVFGPLNEGIVSICNICESLKKAHISPNTDTCSNQIRKHIEDAEQCLKTSETMIKEKLGYLDESMEQLIREKLNIEEQKKEKSLAMGNLRIKLKSTEESLEHSKSAFEQAKRSVESANYAIRAYQDRKNTSNDVATAGAALLAIPIFGWIAGPIMMSEGQRGFEEASNALREAEWVKQNCESQVRNWTAKVFHYEGVISKTQTELEQTNEALKRTERKIEEVQKHLTSTGEIQEVVRRTVNLLSVLSGRVTVLERQTQRFILWQPVVKVMEDVMKAVVNIAENQFLYSDGAPGLINTLRENVGGLLALCNTPSDSENDSYY from the exons ATGACCCAATTCAACAGGAATGA TACCGGTGGTGTGAAGGATCTACAGTCTATGGAGGCAGTTTTTGGGCCTCTAAATGAAGGAATTGTCTCTATCTGTAACATCTGCGAGTCCCTCAAGAAAGCACATATTAGTCCCAACACTGACACATGCTCCAATCAAATTAGGAAGCATATTGAGGATGCTGAGCAGTGCCTGAAAACATCAGAGACAATGATTAAAGAAAAACTGGGATATTTAGATGAAAGCATGGAACAGCTTATTAGAGAGAAACTAAATATTGAGGagcagaaaaaagagaaaagtctGGCCATGGGTAATTTGCGCATAAAGTTGAAGTCCACTGAGGAATCATTAGAGCATTCCAAATCAGCTTTTGAGCAGGCTAAAAGAAGTGTGGAATCAGCAAATTATGCCATAAGAGCATATCAAGACAGAAAGAACACATCTAATGATGTAGCAACTGCAGGTGCAGCACTGCTTGCAATACCAATTTTTGGATGGATTGCTG GTCCTATAATGATGAGTGAGGGACAGCGAGGATTTGAAGAAGCTTCAAATGCCTTGAGAGAAGCTGAATGGGTGAAGCAAAACTGTGAGTCTCAAGTGAGGAACTGGACTGCAAAAGTGTTTCATTACGAGGGAGTAATCTCTAAGACACAGACTGAACTTGAGCAAACCAATGAAGCACTGAAGAGGACTGAGAGGAAGATTGAAGAGGTTCAAAAGCATCTGACGAGCACAGGTGAAATTCAGGAAGTGGTCAGGAGAACTGTGAACCTTCTGAGTGTTCTTAGTGGAAGAGTCACTGTACTGGAGAGACAAACACAGCGTTTCATCCTCTGGCAGCCTGTAGTAAAGGTCATGGAAGATGTGATGAAGGCAGTAGTAAATATCGCTGAGAATCAGTTTCTCTATAGTGATGGTGCACCAGGCCTTATAAATACTTTGAGGGAGAATGTTGGAGGGTTACTGGCTTTATGCAACACACCCAGTGATTCTGAAAATGACAGCTATTACTGA